The following proteins are encoded in a genomic region of Paenibacillus sp. FSL H3-0469:
- a CDS encoding methyltransferase produces the protein MNSSTSNTANTANLANVANTASPWQKADGDQYVQNISRKIPGYALQYDLMDTLLTARLDKQDKQDKQDKQDKQDKQDKPRLLVVGAGGGQEILKLGLSHPDWSFSGLDTSQSMLQAAKQRLAAAGLIDRVRLHHTEIAAWSSNALHDAATCMLVLHFLQGRESKLTMLRSIAARLRPGAPLCISAICGVPGTPAWELQMAGWRLHMLGNGIAEDEWQTFEQSFGVTSHPLPAQEMEVLLLEAGFTAVSRFFGAYLIDGWVAVKA, from the coding sequence ATGAACAGCAGCACATCTAACACAGCCAATACAGCCAATTTAGCCAATGTAGCCAATACAGCCAGCCCGTGGCAGAAGGCAGACGGGGATCAGTATGTACAGAATATCAGCCGCAAAATCCCCGGGTACGCGCTGCAATATGACCTGATGGATACGCTGTTAACAGCGCGGCTGGATAAGCAGGACAAGCAGGACAAGCAGGACAAGCAGGACAAGCAGGACAAGCAGGACAAGCCAAGGCTGTTGGTCGTGGGAGCAGGCGGGGGACAGGAGATACTGAAGCTGGGCCTGAGCCACCCGGACTGGAGCTTCAGCGGCCTGGATACCTCGCAGAGTATGCTACAGGCTGCCAAGCAGCGGCTGGCGGCAGCGGGTCTTATTGATAGAGTGCGGCTGCATCATACAGAGATAGCCGCTTGGAGCAGTAATGCGCTGCATGATGCCGCAACCTGTATGCTGGTGTTGCATTTCTTGCAAGGGCGGGAGAGTAAGCTGACAATGCTCCGCAGCATTGCCGCGCGGCTCCGGCCGGGCGCACCGCTGTGTATTTCCGCCATCTGCGGGGTGCCGGGCACGCCTGCATGGGAGCTTCAGATGGCGGGCTGGCGGCTGCATATGCTGGGGAACGGGATCGCAGAGGATGAGTGGCAGACCTTCGAGCAATCGTTCGGAGTCACCTCCCATCCTCTCCCTGCTCAAGAGATGGAGGTTTTGCTGCTGGAGGCCGGGTTTACGGCCGTATCCAGATTCTTCGGCGCTTATCTGATTGACGGCTGGGTAGCCGTGAAGGCGTAG
- a CDS encoding sugar ABC transporter permease: MKATWMRRQQLLGYLFIGPNMIGVILFFIIPAMYSFYLMFTDYKFMSPNTKFIGLANIRRMLGDEVFYIAIKNTLLFLLSVPVSIGLAFLVAVILNRSVYLKKLLRALYFMPYITSGVAVAFVWMLLFHPNNGPINGILRSMGIENPPGWLSTMDTSMYAIDIIWIWFMLGYNMIIYLAALQEVSGELLEAATIDGARTWQTVRSILWPLVSPTTFLLLITGLIMSIKQFGIIQAITQGGPGNSTTVLSLFIYQNAFRYYEMGYASAVSWALFLIILIFTVVQWLGQKRWVHY; the protein is encoded by the coding sequence GTGAAGGCAACCTGGATGCGACGTCAGCAGCTGCTGGGCTATCTGTTTATCGGGCCCAATATGATTGGCGTGATACTGTTTTTTATCATACCGGCTATGTATTCGTTCTATCTCATGTTTACAGATTACAAGTTTATGAGTCCTAATACCAAGTTCATCGGGCTGGCCAATATCCGGCGGATGCTGGGGGATGAGGTCTTCTATATTGCCATCAAGAACACGCTGCTGTTCCTGCTCTCTGTTCCTGTATCCATTGGGCTGGCGTTCCTGGTGGCTGTCATCCTGAACCGTTCTGTCTATCTCAAAAAGCTGCTGCGCGCCTTGTACTTCATGCCCTATATTACCAGCGGCGTAGCCGTAGCCTTCGTCTGGATGCTGCTGTTCCACCCGAATAACGGGCCGATCAACGGCATTCTCCGCTCTATGGGCATTGAGAACCCTCCCGGCTGGCTGTCCACGATGGATACGTCCATGTATGCGATTGATATCATCTGGATCTGGTTCATGCTCGGCTATAACATGATTATCTACCTCGCCGCCTTGCAGGAAGTGTCCGGCGAGCTGCTGGAGGCAGCCACTATCGACGGTGCCCGCACCTGGCAGACGGTCCGCAGCATCCTGTGGCCGCTGGTGAGCCCCACTACTTTTCTGCTGCTGATTACCGGGCTGATCATGTCGATCAAGCAGTTCGGCATCATCCAGGCGATCACGCAGGGCGGTCCCGGGAACAGTACCACCGTATTATCCCTGTTCATCTATCAGAATGCCTTCCGCTATTACGAGATGGGCTATGCGTCAGCGGTCTCCTGGGCCCTGTTCCTGATCATTCTGATCTTCACCGTCGTTCAATGGCTGGGCCAGAAACGCTGGGTTCACTACTAA
- a CDS encoding carbohydrate ABC transporter permease: MNKAAVIKIITTLIMLFFSIVMIVPFLWMISTSFKTPAEVFRYPIQWIPDHFNWSHHIKVWSGQGSFVPYYLNSLKVAVLSTIGAVSLSALAAYGFARIEFKGRNTMFLVYLSMMMVPPQVLFVPKFIMFDWAGIYNTHWALILPGMFTIFGVFMMRQFFLSVPHEISEAAFIDGAGHFRIFSRIILPMAKPSLATLAIIDFSWHWNDYENALVFLIDQDLFTVPLGLQNFILENNVDYNGMMAAATAGIIPMILVFLLGQKYIIEGVASSAVKG, translated from the coding sequence ATGAATAAAGCCGCCGTTATCAAAATCATCACCACATTAATCATGCTGTTCTTCAGCATCGTCATGATTGTGCCCTTCCTCTGGATGATCAGCACCTCCTTCAAAACCCCTGCAGAGGTCTTCCGCTATCCGATCCAGTGGATTCCCGACCACTTCAACTGGAGTCATCATATCAAGGTCTGGTCCGGCCAGGGCAGCTTCGTGCCTTATTATCTGAATTCCCTTAAGGTCGCTGTGCTGAGTACCATCGGCGCTGTCTCCCTGTCCGCATTGGCAGCCTATGGGTTTGCCCGGATTGAGTTCAAGGGACGCAACACGATGTTCCTGGTTTATCTGTCTATGATGATGGTTCCCCCGCAGGTGCTGTTCGTGCCCAAGTTCATCATGTTCGACTGGGCCGGCATCTATAACACCCACTGGGCGCTGATTCTGCCCGGCATGTTCACCATCTTCGGCGTATTCATGATGCGGCAGTTTTTCCTCTCCGTCCCTCATGAAATCTCGGAGGCCGCCTTCATCGACGGCGCAGGCCATTTCCGCATCTTCTCGCGGATTATCCTGCCGATGGCCAAGCCCTCGCTGGCGACACTGGCGATTATCGACTTCTCCTGGCACTGGAACGATTACGAGAACGCGCTCGTCTTCCTGATCGACCAGGACCTGTTCACCGTTCCGCTCGGGCTGCAGAATTTCATCCTGGAGAACAATGTTGATTACAACGGCATGATGGCTGCCGCCACCGCCGGGATCATTCCGATGATTCTCGTCTTCCTGCTCGGCCAGAAATACATTATTGAAGGAGTGGCCAGCTCGGCGGTGAAGGGGTGA
- a CDS encoding ABC transporter permease subunit, producing MTRKLSLVWLNYKQNKVIYWMALPVVLYFLVFKYLPMYGAVIAFKEYTVGKGIWGSEWVGLQHFQDFFQSYYFWRVLKNTLILSFYQLLFGFPAPILLALLLNELRHEMFKRTVQTVSYIPHFISLVVICGMVVDFSSRDGLFNSIITFFGGESSALLSEPGNFRTIYTASSIWQELGFSTIIYLAALSGINPELYDASMVDGASRLRRVWHITLPGIIPMIVILLILRIGGLMEIGFEKVILLYNPNVYDTADVISTFVYRKGISESAEFSYTTAVGLFQSLVNFILLIGANRLSKAVSDNKLF from the coding sequence GTGACCCGTAAGTTATCCCTGGTATGGCTGAATTACAAGCAGAACAAAGTGATCTACTGGATGGCGCTCCCCGTGGTACTGTATTTTCTGGTCTTCAAGTATCTGCCGATGTATGGCGCGGTCATCGCTTTCAAGGAGTACACCGTCGGCAAGGGCATCTGGGGCAGCGAGTGGGTGGGGCTGCAGCATTTTCAAGATTTTTTTCAGAGCTATTATTTCTGGCGGGTGCTCAAAAATACACTGATCCTCAGCTTCTACCAGCTGTTATTCGGCTTCCCGGCCCCGATCCTGCTGGCGCTGCTGCTCAATGAGCTGAGGCATGAGATGTTCAAGCGCACGGTACAGACGGTCTCTTATATCCCCCACTTCATCTCCCTGGTGGTCATTTGCGGGATGGTGGTTGATTTCTCCTCCCGTGACGGGCTGTTCAATTCGATCATCACATTCTTCGGCGGGGAGAGCAGCGCGCTGCTGAGTGAGCCGGGGAATTTCCGCACGATCTACACGGCTTCCTCCATCTGGCAGGAGCTTGGATTCTCGACCATTATTTATCTGGCTGCGCTCAGCGGAATTAATCCCGAGCTCTACGATGCGTCGATGGTGGACGGGGCCAGCCGGCTTCGCCGGGTCTGGCATATTACACTGCCGGGGATTATCCCGATGATTGTGATTCTGCTGATTCTGCGCATAGGCGGGCTGATGGAGATCGGCTTCGAGAAGGTGATCCTGCTCTATAACCCGAACGTCTACGATACAGCGGATGTCATCTCCACCTTCGTCTACCGCAAAGGGATCAGCGAAAGTGCAGAGTTCAGCTATACGACGGCTGTCGGCCTGTTCCAGTCGCTGGTCAATTTCATTCTGCTCATCGGCGCCAACCGCCTCTCCAAGGCGGTATCCGACAATAAGCTGTTCTAA
- a CDS encoding carbohydrate ABC transporter permease, producing MTIKRTIGEKLFDSLNVLLMVLLIIITLYPLWHVLNASLSDSNRLMAHSGLLLLPDGFNLDSYKLVLSNPSILSGYRNTLVIVVLGTALNLLFTILGAYTLSRKSFMLRNPIMLAIVFTMFFNGGIIPTYLLINNTLHLGNNLLALIVPGLVSSYNLIIMRTAFQGISESLLESARIDGAGEMRILWRIVVPLSMPVIAVMILFYGVGHWNSWFSAILYIRDRDLYPLQLVLREILIQNSTDSMTTSAAMGDKEAIGESVKYATVIVATLPILFIYPFLQKYFVKGVMIGAIKE from the coding sequence ATGACGATTAAACGAACGATAGGGGAAAAGCTGTTTGACAGCCTCAACGTGCTGCTCATGGTCCTGCTCATTATCATCACCTTGTATCCGCTGTGGCATGTGCTGAACGCCTCGCTCAGCGACTCCAACCGGCTGATGGCCCACAGCGGGCTGCTGCTGCTCCCGGACGGGTTCAATCTGGACAGCTACAAGCTGGTGCTCAGTAATCCGAGCATTCTCTCCGGCTACAGAAATACACTGGTGATCGTGGTGCTGGGCACGGCGCTCAATTTGCTTTTTACCATCCTGGGGGCCTATACCCTGTCCCGCAAAAGCTTCATGCTGCGCAATCCGATCATGCTGGCCATTGTGTTCACCATGTTCTTCAACGGCGGCATTATTCCGACCTACCTGCTGATCAACAATACGCTTCACCTCGGCAATAATCTGCTGGCACTGATTGTACCGGGGCTGGTCAGCAGTTATAATCTGATCATTATGCGTACAGCCTTCCAGGGAATCTCCGAGAGTCTGCTGGAATCGGCCAGAATTGACGGTGCGGGAGAGATGCGCATTCTCTGGCGGATTGTTGTACCCTTGTCGATGCCGGTCATTGCGGTCATGATTCTGTTCTATGGAGTAGGCCACTGGAACTCCTGGTTCAGCGCCATTTTGTATATCCGCGACCGTGATTTGTATCCGCTTCAATTGGTGCTGCGTGAGATTCTCATCCAGAACAGTACGGATTCGATGACCACCTCGGCCGCCATGGGCGACAAGGAAGCAATCGGAGAAAGCGTGAAGTATGCAACCGTGATAGTGGCGACGCTGCCGATTCTGTTTATATATCCGTTTCTGCAGAAGTATTTTGTGAAGGGCGTCATGATTGGCGCAATCAAGGAATAG
- a CDS encoding response regulator, with protein MWKVLLVEDEVFVRESVREIIAWEELGFTVSGEAGNGAEALEMIREDVPDLVISDIVMPEMDGVELLRRTREEGFDSRFVMLTCMNDFENVRQAMEYGASNYILKLSMSVNSLRDTLRKVSGELEKNRKVEPDIPQESPPPPPAHEEITSHPEIQKILHYLHEHYAEDITVKSMSQYVMMAENYVSTLFKKKTGHTLIHYLHRVRVDQAIRLLTGSDLPVYEIGNRVGFVSDNYFIKIFKRLTAQTPSQYRHQQREKPDSLSL; from the coding sequence ATGTGGAAGGTACTGCTGGTGGAGGATGAGGTATTCGTACGGGAAAGCGTGCGTGAGATTATCGCCTGGGAAGAGCTTGGCTTCACGGTCAGCGGGGAAGCGGGCAACGGGGCAGAGGCGCTGGAGATGATCCGCGAAGATGTACCCGATCTGGTGATTTCGGATATCGTCATGCCGGAGATGGATGGCGTCGAGCTGCTGCGCAGAACCCGTGAGGAGGGGTTCGATTCCCGCTTCGTCATGCTGACCTGCATGAATGACTTCGAGAATGTGCGGCAGGCCATGGAATACGGGGCGTCCAATTATATTCTGAAGCTGTCGATGAGCGTCAATTCACTCCGGGACACACTGCGCAAGGTCAGCGGAGAGCTGGAGAAGAACCGCAAGGTTGAACCGGATATCCCTCAGGAGTCTCCCCCGCCACCGCCGGCCCATGAGGAGATTACGAGCCACCCGGAGATTCAGAAGATCCTGCACTATCTGCATGAACACTACGCTGAGGATATTACCGTGAAGTCGATGTCCCAGTATGTCATGATGGCCGAGAATTATGTCAGCACCCTGTTCAAAAAGAAAACCGGCCACACCCTCATCCACTATCTGCACCGTGTACGGGTAGATCAGGCGATCCGGCTCCTGACCGGCTCCGACCTGCCGGTCTATGAGATCGGCAACCGGGTCGGCTTCGTGAGCGATAACTACTTTATTAAGATCTTCAAGCGTCTGACCGCGCAGACGCCCAGCCAGTACCGGCATCAACAGCGGGAGAAGCCGGATAGCTTAAGCCTGTAG
- a CDS encoding helix-turn-helix domain-containing protein: MKKKSILLSWGLSYLVILLIPVAIGAAVFAESRNLLKEEVNRSNMVLLSQVQETIDSQIQDISSISSQLMADSQLSSFINHASEQDARWRLMGLELIKNLKSIRIGNGLIRELYIYVKSSDVALSSSSLVSKKLLYEIYYEGTGVSGPEWTKLMEQSDQSAFRKMKVLSEDLRIEETLVYLQPYPVQVSPDSPATFVVMLDPERFQQAINNVRLEPESIVFILDRDGRTLFSTGTVETPYTIHQYLQQNKDSERRTGTADWNGESVTVSQISSQVEDWQYVSVVPTRIYAKKLMVIRSITFAGVAAVLLLGGVAAWWFTRRNYRPLGRIMNIISDKVKGKLEQPDDEFGILQTVLTRAWEEQDQFATRLKEQQTMVRSSFLARLLKGRVQPGEELVGEMERLGLSLESDSFAVLLVHIENYEGLFRTRAPEDKEEKRQFVHLILTNVLEELLGPAGPVYSAEMDGRIALLVNLRGDTAEAIPQLIRATGEAQHFIQSRFLIYFSVGVSSVHTSLADISACFRESEEALEYRLILGIGQIIDQDRIRQPKEELYYPLDLERQLVNYIATGNYARSTEVMNEILMTNFAGEPLSVELARCLMFELIGTMLKATEQLKTDDLKELTRRNELIRRLFACETFEEIETELLQILETVCQMVHERKRSHNTELKEQLLEFIHENYNDVNLGLTHISERFRFHPTYVSKYFKEQTGTNVIDYINQYRIEEAKRILEADELNVQEVSERVGFLNSNSFIRVFKKYEGITPGQYKQANRLIQQG, from the coding sequence ATGAAAAAGAAAAGCATCCTGTTGTCCTGGGGCCTCTCTTATCTGGTCATCCTGCTCATCCCCGTTGCCATCGGGGCGGCAGTCTTTGCGGAGTCCCGCAATCTGCTGAAGGAAGAGGTGAACCGCTCCAATATGGTGCTGCTGTCCCAGGTGCAGGAGACGATCGACAGCCAGATTCAGGATATCAGCAGCATCAGCAGCCAGCTCATGGCCGATTCTCAGCTCAGCAGCTTCATTAATCATGCGTCCGAGCAGGATGCCAGGTGGCGGCTGATGGGGCTGGAGCTGATCAAGAACCTCAAATCGATCCGGATCGGGAACGGGCTTATCCGCGAGCTGTACATCTATGTGAAGTCCTCGGATGTGGCGCTGTCCTCCTCTTCGCTGGTGTCCAAGAAGCTGCTGTATGAGATTTATTATGAGGGGACCGGGGTTAGCGGGCCGGAGTGGACCAAGCTGATGGAGCAGTCAGACCAGAGCGCCTTCCGCAAAATGAAAGTCCTCAGCGAGGACCTCCGCATAGAGGAGACATTGGTCTACCTTCAGCCTTATCCGGTTCAGGTGTCGCCGGACAGCCCGGCTACCTTTGTGGTTATGCTGGACCCGGAACGGTTCCAGCAGGCGATCAACAATGTGCGGCTGGAGCCGGAGAGTATAGTATTCATCCTGGACCGTGACGGGCGTACGCTTTTCTCCACAGGAACGGTTGAAACCCCTTACACCATACATCAATATTTGCAGCAGAATAAGGACAGCGAACGGCGGACCGGCACGGCCGACTGGAATGGGGAATCGGTGACGGTCTCGCAGATCTCCTCCCAGGTGGAGGACTGGCAGTACGTCTCTGTCGTCCCGACCCGGATCTATGCCAAGAAGCTGATGGTCATCCGCAGCATCACCTTCGCCGGCGTGGCTGCGGTCCTGCTGCTGGGCGGTGTCGCCGCCTGGTGGTTCACCCGGCGGAATTACCGGCCGCTGGGCCGGATTATGAATATTATCTCCGACAAGGTCAAGGGGAAGCTGGAGCAGCCGGATGATGAGTTTGGCATCCTGCAGACGGTGCTGACCCGGGCCTGGGAGGAGCAGGACCAGTTCGCCACGCGGCTGAAGGAGCAGCAGACGATGGTGCGCAGCAGCTTCCTGGCGAGGCTGCTGAAGGGACGGGTGCAGCCGGGCGAGGAGCTTGTCGGGGAGATGGAGCGCCTAGGCCTCTCTTTGGAGAGTGATTCCTTCGCCGTGCTGCTGGTACACATAGAGAATTATGAGGGTCTGTTCCGCACAAGGGCCCCGGAGGACAAGGAGGAGAAGCGCCAGTTCGTGCATCTGATTCTAACCAATGTGCTGGAGGAGCTGCTGGGTCCGGCTGGTCCGGTCTATTCCGCCGAAATGGATGGCCGGATCGCGCTGCTGGTCAATCTCCGGGGGGATACGGCGGAGGCCATTCCGCAGCTGATCCGGGCGACTGGAGAGGCGCAGCATTTTATCCAGTCCCGCTTCCTGATTTATTTCTCTGTTGGCGTGAGCAGTGTCCACACCTCTCTGGCAGACATCTCCGCCTGTTTCCGGGAGTCGGAGGAGGCGCTGGAATACCGGCTGATTCTCGGCATCGGCCAGATTATTGACCAGGACCGCATCCGGCAGCCGAAGGAGGAGCTGTATTATCCGCTCGATCTGGAGCGCCAATTGGTCAATTATATCGCCACAGGCAACTATGCCCGCTCTACCGAGGTCATGAATGAGATTCTAATGACTAATTTTGCCGGGGAGCCCTTATCCGTTGAGCTGGCCCGCTGTCTGATGTTCGAGCTGATCGGGACCATGCTGAAGGCTACGGAGCAGCTCAAGACCGATGACCTGAAGGAGCTGACCCGGCGCAATGAGCTGATCCGGCGGCTGTTTGCCTGTGAGACCTTCGAGGAGATAGAGACGGAGCTGCTGCAGATTCTGGAGACGGTCTGCCAGATGGTGCATGAACGCAAGCGTTCCCACAACACCGAGCTGAAGGAGCAGCTCCTGGAATTCATTCATGAGAATTACAATGATGTGAATCTGGGGCTGACCCACATCTCGGAACGCTTCCGCTTCCATCCAACGTATGTCTCGAAGTACTTCAAGGAACAGACCGGCACCAACGTTATCGATTATATCAACCAGTACCGGATCGAAGAAGCCAAGCGGATTCTGGAGGCGGATGAACTGAATGTGCAGGAGGTTTCAGAGCGTGTGGGCTTCCTGAACAGCAATTCCTTCATTCGCGTGTTCAAGAAATATGAGGGGATCACTCCGGGCCAGTATAAACAGGCCAATCGGCTGATCCAGCAAGGGTAA
- a CDS encoding histidine kinase encodes MSQLLRVLIPQKLKYRLFTAFVCLILLPFGALNIYNYQRIETLVQKKISQQSHYQLEQMYRTLEDQISIAFKTLLFLKQDDTVKSVLLHPEQRNELENKRLMENIFKNLNNSFFLYNPSVYFMILDLSESAYTSYPPKDSLVYSDLRGNPGFDRAQMNNSSYHWVPNDTNYVLRDVSTSAYLLSLYAYLEDARNQPYGMARISIDYTYWLRSIHKQSDLEQQYFLITRSGEDISQSVPGSLLSDKVKAGFAGQPGQQYYIDKDSNALINYIYVESLDWYIVNRIPLSVLFVEIEGLKQQYFLTFLVLTSIFLMMTFVIATTITRPLSHLQNKMKAAVQKNLKIRLPEHKFSGEILELTRTFNTMLDDTNLLIQKLKAEERQKEAVHFQMLLAQTNPHFLLNTLNTIKWIAIREHNEDITNMTLSLGKLLEASLNTDKDLIHLKDEIELVEAYVHIQQVRYAHKFDCTFMYDEDILYALVPKLSLQPLVENAIIHGISRLPGHGLIELNVRREEHRLIVEIRDNGVGMEQGGGPKAPRKRPGIGLSNIQERLRLLFREEGQLEVLSTSEGVTVRLTLPLLMSTPYGNEHPA; translated from the coding sequence GTGTCACAGCTGCTGCGTGTGCTGATTCCCCAGAAGTTGAAATACCGTCTGTTCACCGCGTTCGTGTGCCTGATTCTGCTGCCGTTCGGCGCATTGAATATCTATAACTATCAGCGTATTGAGACGCTCGTCCAGAAGAAAATCAGCCAGCAGAGCCACTATCAGCTGGAGCAGATGTACCGCACGCTGGAGGACCAGATCAGCATTGCCTTCAAGACGCTGCTGTTCCTGAAGCAGGATGACACTGTGAAGTCTGTGCTGCTCCATCCTGAACAGCGTAATGAGCTGGAGAATAAGAGGCTGATGGAGAATATTTTCAAGAACCTGAACAACAGCTTCTTCCTGTATAATCCTTCGGTCTACTTCATGATTCTGGACTTATCTGAAAGCGCATACACCTCATATCCGCCCAAGGATTCACTGGTCTATTCGGATCTGCGGGGAAATCCGGGGTTCGACAGAGCGCAGATGAATAACAGCTCCTATCACTGGGTGCCGAATGATACCAACTATGTGCTGCGCGATGTCTCTACCAGCGCCTATCTCCTCTCCTTATATGCCTATCTGGAGGATGCCCGGAACCAGCCGTATGGCATGGCCCGGATCAGCATTGATTATACGTACTGGCTGCGCTCCATTCACAAGCAGTCCGATCTGGAGCAGCAGTATTTCCTGATTACCCGCTCGGGCGAGGATATCTCCCAGTCGGTTCCGGGCAGCCTTTTGTCTGACAAGGTGAAGGCAGGATTCGCCGGGCAGCCGGGACAGCAGTATTACATCGACAAGGACTCGAACGCCCTGATTAATTATATCTATGTGGAGTCGCTGGACTGGTATATCGTCAACCGGATTCCGCTGTCCGTGCTGTTCGTGGAGATCGAGGGGCTGAAGCAGCAGTATTTCCTTACGTTTCTGGTGCTGACGAGCATTTTCCTGATGATGACCTTCGTGATTGCTACGACCATAACGCGGCCCTTGTCCCATCTGCAGAACAAGATGAAGGCGGCGGTGCAAAAGAACCTGAAGATCCGCCTGCCGGAGCACAAGTTCAGCGGGGAGATCCTGGAGCTGACCCGGACCTTCAATACGATGCTGGACGATACCAACCTGCTGATCCAGAAGCTGAAGGCGGAGGAGCGGCAGAAGGAGGCGGTGCATTTTCAGATGCTGCTGGCCCAGACGAATCCCCACTTCCTGCTGAACACGCTGAATACGATCAAATGGATCGCCATCCGCGAGCATAACGAGGACATTACGAACATGACCCTGTCGCTCGGCAAGCTGCTGGAGGCCAGCCTGAATACCGATAAGGATCTGATCCATCTCAAAGATGAAATCGAGCTTGTAGAGGCCTATGTCCATATTCAGCAGGTCCGCTACGCCCACAAATTCGACTGTACCTTCATGTATGACGAGGACATTCTGTATGCCCTGGTGCCGAAGCTCAGCCTCCAGCCGCTGGTCGAGAACGCCATTATCCATGGAATCAGCAGGCTGCCCGGCCACGGCCTCATTGAGCTGAACGTCCGCCGCGAAGAGCACAGGCTGATTGTCGAGATCCGGGACAACGGCGTAGGCATGGAGCAGGGCGGGGGGCCCAAGGCTCCGCGCAAGCGTCCGGGCATCGGACTGAGTAACATTCAGGAGCGGCTGCGGCTGTTGTTCCGGGAAGAGGGACAGCTTGAGGTTCTCTCTACCAGCGAAGGCGTTACGGTCCGCTTAACGCTGCCGCTGCTAATGTCCACACCTTACGGCAACGAACATCCGGCTTGA
- a CDS encoding glycoside hydrolase family 88 protein, translated as MWQQAIEDALRVTKRNITRFGDRFPHVSAGDEHYTLNDNTEWTAGFWSGILWLCSEYSEDPVYREQALRTVQSFRRRMDHKIIFDHHDIGFMYSLSSKAHWIIEGDEGARQLTLEAADMLMKRWREGPRLIQAWGREGDAVNGGRIIIDCLLNLPLLLWAHEQTGNEDYRRVAELHALKSRRFLVRGDDSSYHTFFFDPVTGDAIRGGTHQGYSDGSTWTRGQAWGIYGFALISRYLTSPEMLETAKRLGRYFVAHLPEDGVAYWDFDAPVEPGTKRDSSASAIAACGLLEIAAQLETADPERLFFQEAGEAAVRALAEHYSTHGSDQAEGLLEHGAYSARAGDSPDDYTIWGDYYYLEALMRLERAISGYWYERTVL; from the coding sequence ATGTGGCAACAAGCGATTGAAGACGCACTACGCGTAACGAAACGTAATATTACAAGATTCGGGGACCGGTTCCCCCATGTGAGTGCCGGGGATGAGCATTATACACTGAATGACAATACCGAGTGGACTGCGGGCTTCTGGTCCGGCATCCTCTGGCTCTGCTCTGAGTACAGTGAAGATCCGGTCTACCGCGAACAGGCGTTAAGAACCGTCCAGAGCTTCCGCCGCCGGATGGACCACAAAATTATTTTCGATCATCATGATATCGGATTCATGTACTCTTTGTCTTCCAAGGCCCACTGGATCATCGAAGGGGATGAAGGGGCCCGGCAGCTTACGCTGGAGGCGGCGGACATGCTGATGAAGCGCTGGCGCGAAGGGCCCCGCCTGATCCAGGCCTGGGGACGGGAGGGCGATGCTGTCAACGGCGGGCGGATCATTATCGACTGTCTGCTCAATCTGCCGCTGCTGCTCTGGGCGCATGAGCAGACCGGCAATGAAGATTACCGGCGGGTGGCCGAGCTTCATGCCCTGAAGTCCCGCCGCTTCCTGGTGCGCGGGGATGATTCCAGCTATCATACCTTCTTCTTCGATCCTGTGACCGGTGACGCCATCCGCGGCGGCACACATCAGGGCTACAGTGACGGCTCCACCTGGACGCGCGGTCAGGCCTGGGGCATCTATGGCTTCGCCCTGATCAGCCGTTATCTGACAAGCCCGGAGATGCTGGAGACGGCGAAGCGGCTAGGCCGCTACTTCGTGGCCCATCTGCCGGAGGATGGGGTCGCATACTGGGATTTCGACGCTCCCGTTGAACCGGGAACGAAGCGTGACAGCTCGGCCTCAGCCATTGCTGCCTGCGGGCTGCTGGAGATTGCGGCGCAGCTGGAGACGGCTGATCCGGAGCGCCTATTCTTTCAGGAGGCGGGAGAGGCAGCGGTGCGGGCACTGGCAGAGCATTATTCGACCCACGGCAGCGATCAGGCCGAGGGTCTGCTGGAGCACGGCGCGTATTCGGCCAGAGCCGGGGACTCGCCGGATGATTACACCATCTGGGGCGACTATTATTATTTGGAGGCGCTGATGCGGCTGGAACGGGCGATTTCGGGGTATTGGTATGAGCGGACCGTGCTATAG